Genomic DNA from Streptococcus uberis:
GGCAATTCTGGTCCATGCATTTCACCTGATACAGCGATACGAATTGGCATAAAGAGATTTTTCCCTTTGATTCCTGTTTCTTTTTGAACAGCTTTAATTTGAGGGAAGATATTCTCTGGTTTGAATTCGTCATCAGACATGGCTTCCAGTTTTTCTTTAAAAGCTTTAAGCACAACTGGAACAGTTTCCCCTGCCATCACTTCTTTTTCAGCTTCGGTTAATTCTGGGAAATCACTGAAGAAGAGATCTGTTAGTGGGACAATTTCATCAGCTGATTTTAATTGCGGTTGGTAAAGTTCCACTAATTTTTCAGCTTTTTCTGTTAAACGGCCAGCTTCTTCTAAGAAAGGTTTACACATGTCAAAGACTTTATCAAAATCAGCATGTTTGAGATAGTCATTACTCATCCAATCCATTTTTTTCTGATCAAAAGCAGCTGGTGACTTACTGAGGCGATTTTCATCAAAGAGCTCAATTAATTGTTCTCTAGTGAAGATTTCATCTTCTCCACCCGGATTCCAACCCAAGAGGGCAATAAAGTTAAATACCGCTTCTGGAAGATAGCCTTTTTTACGGTAGTCTTCAATAAATTGAAGCGTATTGGTATCACGTTTTGATAACTTTTTACCAGTTTCAGAATTAATGATCAAGGTCATGTGTCCAAATTCAGGTGCTTCCCAACCAAGAGCTTCATAGACCATTAATTGTTTTGGTGTATTGGCGATATGATCATCTCCACGAATAACATGTGAAATTTGCATATCGTGGTCATCAATAACAACAGCAAAGTTATAAGTTGGGTAACCATCTTTTTTCTGAATAACCCAGTCACCACCGATGTTGCCACCTTCAAATTCAATGTCGCCTTTTACCATATCCGTCCATTTGTAGATGCCTGATTCATTAACTTTTAAACGAACAGTTGGAATAATCCCTTTAGCTTCACGCTCAGCAATATAAGCTGATTTTTCCTCTTCAGACATGCCAATAAACTCATTGATGTATCGAGGCGTTTCGCCAGCTGCTTCTTGTCTTTCACGTTCTGCTGCTAGTTCTTCTTCGGTAACATAAGATTTGTAGGCTAAGCCTTTTTCCAAAAGCTCATCAATGTATTTTTGATAAAGTTCTAGGCGTTCAGATTGACGGTAGTTTTCATGGGTTTGAGGGCTTTCGTCCCAATCCATTCCCAACCACTTGAGATTTTCAAGCTGTGAGCGCTCACCATCTTCGACATGTCGTTTACGGTCTGTATCTTCAATACGAATAATGAAAGTTCCACCGTGATGACGGGCATAAAGATAGTTAAAGAGTGCTGTACGGGCATTACCGATGTGCAATAAGCCTGTTGGACTTGGTGCGTAACGCACACGAATTGGTTTAGACATTCTAATTCTCCTATTCCTATTAAAAAGCATTTTAGTCAGCTAAAAACAAGCAACAATGGGGCTTGAGCTTGTTCTCTTTTGTTTTTCTACTAACTCTTAATGTTTTAAATCTTTACTATTATAGCACATTTTATAGCTTGGAGCGAAAAAAATCAGCCTTAAATAGACTGATTTATCTGATTTTTAGTTGCCACTTGTTACGATATATTTTTGGAGTGATGAGGCGAATTGTTGAAGGTTTAAGGTTTGTATATAGATGTCACCGACACCTCGGAAGGTATTGACAACACCTTCGCCTGTTCCAATTGACTGCATAAAGCCATTTTCTAAATGAATATCATAATCTAACTCTTTACTCCATGCCACTACGTGAGCGTTGTCGATGGTCATTTCACCGCCAGTTAGCTCAATTTTCTTGATAGAGCCAAAGGAGTTTGCTAAGAGTGTGCCTTGGCCATTAGTCGTCATGACAAAAAGCCCACCTTGACCGCCAAATAAAGCCTTGCCAATGCTTTGACGTTCCATTGTGTATTGTGCAGAACCATCTAAAGCCAAGAAAGCACCATCATTAAGACGGTATTGTTTCGCTCCCAATTCTAGTGCAATAACTTGTCCAGGAGTATTTGGAGCTAGCGCAATTTTGCCGTTATCACCACTAGAGTGCGCTTGGGTGATAAAAACTGATTCTCCCGATACCATTGAACGACCTATGGCTCCAACTAGTTTACCCAAGCCAGACCCTTTGCTATTTAGCTTTGTCGTCAATTCGACTTCGGGATTGTGATAAACCATGCTACCATGTTGTAAGTAGATTGACTCACCCTTTTCCAAATCAATCTCAACCAATGGGAATTGCATGTTTGAATCAATTCTATACTTCATCCGATTGTCTGCCATTGTGATTCTCCTTTAAATCTCCAATAATAGTGATGTCTCATCACCTTCAGTATAGTCATTATCACAACTTTTGTCCAATATTTGCACAATAAAGATGAAGTGAAAAAATATGATGATAGCAGATTAATTGTCCCAGGCAAAAATGACATCAAAAAAGCCTAGGATTTAATATCCCAGACTCTATAAACGTATGTTTTAAAGAATGACTTGTGTCATTTTGCCAGTATCAACATCATAAACAGCACCGTTTATGACAACGTCACTCGGAATTAATGGTGAATCTAACAAAATTCGCATATCTTCACGGACAGATTCTTCCACATCTTGGAAAGGTAAGAAATCTTGACCAGAAACATCCACACCTAATTCATGATGAATATGTTGAGCGAAGCCTTCATTTGTAAACGTCTGAGCCCCACAATCGGTATGATGGAGGACCACAATCTCACGTGTTCCCATTTGTTGCTGTGAAATAACTAAAGAACGAATCATATCTTCAGTCGCTCTTCCACCAGCATTTCTTAAGATATGGGCATCTCCTAATGCTAAACCTAAAGCTTGCGCAACGTGCAAACGTGAATCCATACAGGTCAGAATAGCTACTCGAGTTTTAGGTTTTAGAGGTAAATGGGCAGTGCCATGTAAATCCACATAAGCACCATTAGCTGATAAAAAATGTTCAAAATATGACATAATGTCCTCCTAAGACGAATTGACAATCTTTCCTTATCTATGTCATATCTTATCACTTTTTCGTGAAAAAGTCTGAAAATTGAACTGTTTTTCATTTATGTTCGTTTTTTACACATCCATTTGCTTTTATATATCAAAACATTCGTTAACTATGATTGTTTAAGCTTTGGAAAATACTGCCTTTAAAACCTCACCGACGGTTGTGACCCCTACAACTTGAATCCCTTTGGGAATATCAATACCATGTAATGCATTTTTGGGGGCATAAATTTTTGTAAAGCCTAATTTAGCCGCTTCGTTGATTCTTTGTTCCATTCGAGTTACCCTTCTGATTTCACCTGTCAGCCCAATTTCACCTAAAAAGGCTTCTTGGGGGTTTGTCGGCATTTCTTTGTAGCTAGAGGCAATGGCTACTGCGACAGCCAAATCGATAGCAGGTTCATCTAACTTAACTCCACCAGCTGACTTCAGATAGGCATCTTGATTTTGTAATAAAAGACCACATCGTTTTTCTAAAACAGCCATAATCAAGCTAATTCTGTTAAAATCAAGACCTGTGGTCGTTCTTCTGGCATTTCCAAAAACGGTAGGCGTAACTAAAGATTGGACCTCAGCCAAAATCGGACGACTGCCTTCCATGGTAACGACAATGGCAGAACCTGTGGCACCATCCAAGCGTTCTTCTAAAAACACTTGACTCGGATTGAGAACTTCAACCAGACCACCTGACTGCATTTCAAAAATACCAATTTCATTTGTAGAGCCGAATCGATTTTTAACTGCCCTCAAAATTCGGAAGGTATGATGCCTTTCACCTTCAAAATAAAGAACAGTGTCAACCATATGTTCAAGCATCCGTGGGCCAGCAATTGTTCCTTCCTTTGTGACATGACCCACAATGAAAGTCGCTATATTATTCGTTTTAGCCAATTGCATTAATTCAGCTGTCACTTCACGGACCTGACTAACAGATCCCTGAACACCTTGAATCTCTGGACTCATGATGGTTTGAATAGAGTCTATAATCAAAAAATCAGGTGCTATTTTTTCGATTTCCGAACGAATGCTCTGCATATTGGTTTCAGCATAAAGGTAAAATTCATTATCAATATCACCTAAACGCTCACTTCTTAGCTTAATTTGTTCGGCTGATTCTTCGCCAGATACATACAAGACAGTTCCCTTATTTGCTAATTGTGTGGACACTTGTAATAGCAAAGTAGATTTTCCAATGCCCGGATCGCCACCGATTAAGATTAAACTGCCTGGTACGACACCTCCGCCAAGAACTCTGTTAAACTCCTCCATATCCGTCTTAGTTCGGGCGTAATTGATATTATCAACATCTTTAAGCTTTACAGGTCTACTTTTCTCCCCAGTCAAACTCACACGCGCATTTTTTACCTCTTTCACCTCAACCTCTTCTATAAAAGAAGACCAAGCTGAGCAATTAGGACATCTGCCAAGGTATTTAGGGGATTGATAGCCACACTCCTGACAAACATATGTCGCTTTCTTTTTAGCCATTTCGATTTAATACTTCCTTATTTATTTCTCAAGAGTTGGTAACCTTTTTAGCGATCTGTTGAGCCAAAGCCACCTATACGAATACCATCTGCCTGATCTCCATCAGCTAAAAGGTATGGGGCAAAAACCGCTTGAACAATGCGCTCTCCCGCTTCAAGCTTAACCGTCTGATCTGAAATATTTTTCATTTGGGCAAAAATATGACCTTCATTAGCTTGGTTACCATAATAGTCTCCATCAATCACGCCAACGGAATTAATCAAGACCAAGCCTTTTTTACGTGGGTTTGACGAACGGTCATACAAGTAGAGAACTTCACCATCTTGCATATAGGCCTTCAAACCTGTCGGTACCAATTTAATGTCGCCAGGAGCAATTTCCATACTTTCTGCAACCTTCAAGTCATAACCGGCAGCGTGTTTGGTTTCTCTTTTGGGCAAAAGCTCCGCTCGATCAGCATAAGTTGTAATTAATTCAAAGCCACGTACTTTCATCAGATTAAATCCTCTTCTTTAGATAATTAATGTCTCTATTATAAAGTATTCGTAAAAGAATAGCAAAATCGTACAAAAAAAAGACTTTTATGAAAAGTCTTTTTGAAAGTATTAATTATTTTTCTGGCACAAATTTAAACAAAACAAAGGACATTATTGTTGTCATCGTAAAGAAAAGGATTTTCATCCAGACAAAAGGTGCAAAAATAATAGAAATACCCATTAAAATCCAAACCTGAATCAAGATTTGTTTTTTGCGTTCACGTTTGATAATTCTAGTTTCCAAATAATCTCCGACATAATATTTATAGACTTTTGTTCCACGTAACCAATTATTAAAACGATCAGAGCTGCGAGAAAAACAAAATCCTGCTAATAAGAGCAAAGGAGTCGTCGGTAAAATT
This window encodes:
- a CDS encoding TIGR00266 family protein, which produces MADNRMKYRIDSNMQFPLVEIDLEKGESIYLQHGSMVYHNPEVELTTKLNSKGSGLGKLVGAIGRSMVSGESVFITQAHSSGDNGKIALAPNTPGQVIALELGAKQYRLNDGAFLALDGSAQYTMERQSIGKALFGGQGGLFVMTTNGQGTLLANSFGSIKKIELTGGEMTIDNAHVVAWSKELDYDIHLENGFMQSIGTGEGVVNTFRGVGDIYIQTLNLQQFASSLQKYIVTSGN
- a CDS encoding dUTP diphosphatase yields the protein MKVRGFELITTYADRAELLPKRETKHAAGYDLKVAESMEIAPGDIKLVPTGLKAYMQDGEVLYLYDRSSNPRKKGLVLINSVGVIDGDYYGNQANEGHIFAQMKNISDQTVKLEAGERIVQAVFAPYLLADGDQADGIRIGGFGSTDR
- a CDS encoding beta-class carbonic anhydrase, whose protein sequence is MSYFEHFLSANGAYVDLHGTAHLPLKPKTRVAILTCMDSRLHVAQALGLALGDAHILRNAGGRATEDMIRSLVISQQQMGTREIVVLHHTDCGAQTFTNEGFAQHIHHELGVDVSGQDFLPFQDVEESVREDMRILLDSPLIPSDVVINGAVYDVDTGKMTQVIL
- the radA gene encoding DNA repair protein RadA — encoded protein: MAKKKATYVCQECGYQSPKYLGRCPNCSAWSSFIEEVEVKEVKNARVSLTGEKSRPVKLKDVDNINYARTKTDMEEFNRVLGGGVVPGSLILIGGDPGIGKSTLLLQVSTQLANKGTVLYVSGEESAEQIKLRSERLGDIDNEFYLYAETNMQSIRSEIEKIAPDFLIIDSIQTIMSPEIQGVQGSVSQVREVTAELMQLAKTNNIATFIVGHVTKEGTIAGPRMLEHMVDTVLYFEGERHHTFRILRAVKNRFGSTNEIGIFEMQSGGLVEVLNPSQVFLEERLDGATGSAIVVTMEGSRPILAEVQSLVTPTVFGNARRTTTGLDFNRISLIMAVLEKRCGLLLQNQDAYLKSAGGVKLDEPAIDLAVAVAIASSYKEMPTNPQEAFLGEIGLTGEIRRVTRMEQRINEAAKLGFTKIYAPKNALHGIDIPKGIQVVGVTTVGEVLKAVFSKA
- the gltX gene encoding glutamate--tRNA ligase — its product is MSKPIRVRYAPSPTGLLHIGNARTALFNYLYARHHGGTFIIRIEDTDRKRHVEDGERSQLENLKWLGMDWDESPQTHENYRQSERLELYQKYIDELLEKGLAYKSYVTEEELAAERERQEAAGETPRYINEFIGMSEEEKSAYIAEREAKGIIPTVRLKVNESGIYKWTDMVKGDIEFEGGNIGGDWVIQKKDGYPTYNFAVVIDDHDMQISHVIRGDDHIANTPKQLMVYEALGWEAPEFGHMTLIINSETGKKLSKRDTNTLQFIEDYRKKGYLPEAVFNFIALLGWNPGGEDEIFTREQLIELFDENRLSKSPAAFDQKKMDWMSNDYLKHADFDKVFDMCKPFLEEAGRLTEKAEKLVELYQPQLKSADEIVPLTDLFFSDFPELTEAEKEVMAGETVPVVLKAFKEKLEAMSDDEFKPENIFPQIKAVQKETGIKGKNLFMPIRIAVSGEMHGPELPNTIYLLGREKSIQHIANML
- a CDS encoding YbaN family protein — protein: MKKTLYIIAGCVSFVLAIIGIPLPILPTTPLLLLAGFCFSRSSDRFNNWLRGTKVYKYYVGDYLETRIIKRERKKQILIQVWILMGISIIFAPFVWMKILFFTMTTIMSFVLFKFVPEK